The Desulfovibrio sp. UIB00 DNA window CGGCCTCCCGCTGTGTGGAAGTTCAGGTACAACCATGAGCCAAGGAATGATTTATAACATCCAGCGTATGTCCATTCAGGACGGGCCGGGGATACGCACCACCGTTTTTCTCAAAGGGTGCCCGCTACGATGTTTATGGTGCAGCAATCCTGAATCTCAGCAGGTTGCCCCGCAGCTTCTGGTTTTCAGCGACCTTTGCACAGGATGCGGCGCCTGCCTGGCCGCCTGCCCCAGTGGTGCGGCAATGCGCCAGGAAGACGGAAAATGCGGAAAAATCGCTGAAAAATGCACATCTTGTGGTGCCTGTGCGGCAGTTTGCCCCAACAGGGCCAGAGAAATCAGCGGCAAGACAATGACCGTTGATGAGGTAATGGAGATTGTCCACAGGGATTCAGCTTTTTATGCAAATTCCGGCGGCGGAGTCACCTTTGGCGGTGGTGAGCCAACAATGGGCGGAGATTTTTTCATTGATCTGTTGCAGACAGCCCACGATGACGCACTGCATACCGCAGTGGACACCTGCGGGTTCTGTCCTGAAGACCGCTTTGAAAAAACCCTGAAGCTTGCCGACCTGCTGCTGTTTGACTGCAAGCACATGGACCCGGTGCAGCACAAAGAACTTACAGGGCAGGACAACGCTCTTATTCTGAAAAATCTGCAATCTGCACTTCTCTCGGGTATTGAGGTGCGAATCCGTATGCCACTTATGCCGGGCTTAAATGACAGCGATGAGAATTTTGCTGCCATGTCCAGCTTTTTGAACAAATTCGGGCAACAAAACATAGAAATCATGCCTTGCCACATGTTTGGTACCAGCAAATACAGGGCGTTAAACAAGCCATTGCCGCCTGTGAGCCAATATACACCAGATTCGCTTGAAAAAACGCTGATCAGGATGAAAAGGCATGGTTTGAAGTATACTATCATATAGGAGGTAAAATGTTCTCAGTGGCGATTGATGAAGCAATGCTGCAAAAACTCAGCGGCATGCTTCAGGACGAAGATGAAGGAACCAGCGTCAGGCTCAGGGAATATAAAGTCGGCGGAGGCTGACATTCAAAAATCGTACTCGGTCTGGGTATGGACGAGCCAGATGAAGATGAAGACGAGCAGATTTCTGTAGGCAATGTGCCGTTTACGGCAGAAAAAGATTTTCTGCTCAAACACGGCAGGGCCTTCACACTTTCTTATGTTGAAGGTCAAGGGGTAGTCGTGGCTCCGGCGTAATAATGCTCTGGGGCATCCTCCCGTGCCGATACGCAACGCTCTCATATACGAAATAAAATCCGACACTGCGGAGGTTTCACATGTTTAAAGTTACAATAGATGATGCAATGCTGCAAAAGCTGCGCACAATGCTGGAAGAAGAAGACGAAGGCACTTGCGTACGGCTTCGTGAATACAAGGTCGGCGGCGGATGCCATTCCCAAATTACTCTTGGTCTTGGGATGGATGCACCAGACGCTGAAGAGGACGAGCAGACCCAGATTCACGGCGTTCCTTTCGTGGCAGAAAAAGACTTTCTGCTGAAGCACGGCAACGCATTTTCCCTTTCATTCAGTGGGGATAAGGGCGTAGTTGTTACGGCAACAGCGGAATAGTGTTTCCGCCATTACGCCGTGTACGCCAAAAGCCCCGCTCCGTTACTGGAGCGGGGCTTTTGGCGTACATTCGCCCGCACATCGATTGCATATTCCTGAAAAGTTGCAACCTCTTGGATGTGCAATCAATCCAATACTGATCGCCTGCCATCACAGGGTGACTTGTGTGACGACGCAATCAAAAAAATCATGCTAATCAAAATACAAGATAATCCCAGCAGAGTTTGTTGAGTGCATGGTTCGTCAAGCACCATAAAACCAAGCACGGCTGCCCCGATAGGTTCGGCAAGCCCCAACGTGGAAGTCACAGCCGCAGAAGTGGTTTTCATGCCGTAGAGCACCAGGGTAAATGAGAGGCTGGTTGTCAAGGTGGCAAGATCTGCGGCGACCAACGCCCCACGCGGCGTCAAGAGCCATCCAAGCGGCTGCGTACAGAGCAGGGGCGCAAGACTCAGCCCCCCGATCAGAAAGATGACCGTCATGATCTGCGATGGGTCATGCCGTTGCAGCATCGGCTTGATGGTCACAAGAAATACAGCGTAGCTGCATGCCGCAAGCACAGCCAGCCCCAGCCCCGGCATACTGAACTGCCCTTGGCTGCCTGCACCCAGCGTCAGCACCGCAAGGCCGCACAAGGCCAAGGCCGTGCCAGCATACCAGACTCTGGCAGGTTTCTCTTTCAAAAAAAACCATCCAAGAATTCCCACGACTATGGGGCAACCGCCAATAGCAACCATTGTGCATACGGCCACCCCAATCTGCTTGCAGGCTTCAAAAAAAAAGAGCTGATAGCCAGTCAGCCCTGCGGCAGAAATAACGATATACAATTTCGGCCAGCCAGCCGGTCGGGGGGTGTTGCGTGAAATCAGCCCCCACAGCAAAAGCACCAGCCCCCCGCCCAGAAGGCGGATGGCGCCGACGGCAAGGGGCGTAACACCTTCCGGCGCAAGGGCCTGTGCCGTGCCGGAAGTGCTTGCGCAAAACGCGCCGCACAAAATAGCCAACGGCGCTTTAAGAGAATATAAAGACATGACGGTGTCTCCATATTGAAAGCAATGTACCCCTTGTCTGATTCGGCAAGGGGTACATTTTACTTTTTTGAAGGGATTATCCGACAGGTTTAATCCTGTGGCAGGTTGCAGGCCTAAGAGGTGAAGTACACAGCAATATCTTTACTGCCCAGAATATTTTCCCTGACTTCAACTTCCGGAAGGGAAACCCAGTTTTTCTTACTGGTACTGTAGAAAATAAATCCGAGCACTATCCAGATGCCAAGGCAGGCAAAGGGTGCACCGCCGATAAGGGCCGGAGAGCCGGGGATAAGCAGGAGCACAATGCACAGTACGGCGGTGATGGTTCCGATAGCGCAGCAAAGCAGCTTGAAGGCCTTGTTGGGAACATTAACACCACCATTGATGACGCGGCGGGCGGCCAGGCAGGTAAAGAGATAGCCGATGCCCGTACCAACGGAGCTCATATCAACCGTCCAGGCGATAGCCGAACGACCAGCGAATGGTGTCAGAAGCGTGATGATGACGATAAAGAGCACCGCGTTGTAAGGCGTGTGGTACTTGGGATGGATTTTGCCAAACCATTCGGGAAGGATCCGGCTGCGGGACATGCTGAGCAGCAAACGGCTGGCCGCGATAAAGAACCCGTTGATGCCTGTAAGGACTGCACCAAATACGGCGCATGCAAGAACAACACTGCCGAACCGGCCAAAGGCCATGGTTGCCACTTCGCCAGCGCCCCAGGCGGCACCGCCGGTTGCGCGCTGCGCATCCAGTTTTGCCAGCATTTCCGGATAGGATATAGCCATACCCACTGCAAGCATTACCATGGCGTACAGGATAACGCCTACGACAATGGCAATTATCATGATGTTTCTTGCCCGGGCGGGGTCAAAGGAAAACTCTTCTGCCGCCTGGGGAACGGTATCAAATCCGACGAAAAGGAAGGGGGAAATGGCAAAAATCAGGAGCACGCAAGACAGAGGCGTACCATTCTCTGAAAAACCGGGAGTAAGATTACTCAATTGACTCGAATCCAGAGCAACCACACCAGCAAACAGCGCGACAATGCCAATTGTCAGCATAAAAGCCAAAACAAGCTGAATTTTGCCTGCTATGCCAATGCCCCGGTAGTTGATCCAGCCAAAAATCAGGGTTCCGGCCGTCATCAACAGCACTTCTCCTGTGTATACCTGCCATCCGGCTATGGCATACAACGGGCCGAATTCAAAAATACCTGGGAACAGAAACCGAAAGATCACCGACAGCGCGGCGATATCAATGGCCACAATGGCTATGTAACCGATTACAAGCGCCCATCCGCAGACAAACGCGGCTGTGGGGCCAAAACCGATATAAGCATAAGCAAATGCGCCGCCTGCCACAGGCGCGTACTTGATCATATAGCTAAGACACACTGCAACAAAACAAATAAGGAACGCACCGATCATGAAGCCGTAAAGCGTTCCAAGCGGCCCGGCCTTGGGCAGAAACATATCCCCCGGCAACACAAAGCAACCCCAGCCGACAATGGAGCCCAGCGCCAATGCGCAAACCTGCATTGGCGATAGTGTTTTTTCAAGCTGAACCTGTTCCGACATAATAGTACTCCCAGCACTAAAGAGTGGGCCAGAGAATCTGCTTCGACAATTGCATCGTGCACCCCGGGGGATGTCGAAACAAAATTCACTGGCTGTTGCACCTGTCCACTGGTTATTCCCTCATGTAGCTGCCGGCTGGGAATAACTGTCTTCGTGACTGTTGAGCAAAGGCTGTGCCAAATAGTGAAAAAAATCTCCAGAACAGTCTGACTACCGCAATATGTAGGCATATTGGTCTATTAGTATGAAAAATCATTAGCTTCCATAAACTATTTTTTATATTTCGATGAATTTTTTCCTTTTTGCAAAAATTTTTTTCTCATTTTGAAATACTACAATTTATTGGCGGCGTTCAACGACTTGCAAAAGCCACTAATCGCTCTGGCACTGTATTTGCTTAACGACATCATGTGAATTTGGTTACAAATTCCGAAGCAACAATTCATTTCAACCTTTTTAAGACATGGAGCAAAAATGACTAACAGCAACGACGCATCCATCATCAGTGAAATAATCGCTTTGGAGCTGAAAATGTTCCAGGCAGTTAATAATCTAGGTGGCAAGGCGGACTGCCAAAATCAGCCTGAAGCTTTCTGCACCATGCGTCAGATTGTATATGAAGTTCTCTCACCACAGGTTCTTGCGGCATGGCTGAGTGATCTGAGAGATGCTGAACGCGCAGGCCGAAACGTAATGACGGAAAAATACGCGTTGATGTGTGGAAGTATTGAAATGCCCGAAATCTCCCAAGCCATAAAGAGCATAATTTCTTGCGAACTGGCATGGCTTCAGACTGCGGTGAAGAAACATCCCGATTATTTTGGCGGCAATGATGCAGATTTTTGTCGGTATCTGCTGTGCGAATTGCTGATGTATTCAGAAACAACTCTGAACGCATATGCGCAATGCATTGACGATGCTCAATCCACAGGGCGGAACCTTGTTCTGGAACGGATTGAAAATATAAAAAAACTTTTATGTTCCAATGCTATACACGCACCATCAGTACACTGACGCAGATTGCTTTGGATCATTTGAAACAAAAGGAATAAAAATGTTATGGAGTTAGAAGTAATTGTGGTCGTCTGCGCATGGTTCATGGGAGGATTTATTTCTGGAGTCAGCGGAATAGGCGGCGCCATGTTTGCAGTTCCGATTGCGGCGATGTTCATTCCCATACAGCAGGTTATTGTCCTCAGCTGTATTCTCAACCTTGCCATGGACGGCACGCTGACGGCTCTGCATTTTCGTTTTTGCCGAGTTGGTGCGTTGGGGCCGCTCCTGGCAGGGACAATACCAGGGTCGGTGGCAGGCCTGTTCATCTTGCAGATGGTTCCAGGACAAATCTTGCAGGGAATTGTTGGTGTACTGCTGCTGGTATTTCTGCTCTGGCAACAAGTTTTTCGTATTCGTGAAAAAGGAACAGAATCATGGCTGGTAGGCGGGCTTGCAGGCTGCGCAGCCGGAGTACTTGGAACGGCAATCTCTTTTGATGGGCCACCTGTTGGCGCTTACGGCTTATACGCAGGCTGGCAGCCGAGGATTTTTCTGGGAACGCTGGGTGTGTTTTTCATACTCAGGGGGACACTCACTTGCGCATTACAGGCATATTCCGGCCTTTATTCACCAGAAGTAATTCAATATGCGCTATACGGCTTTCCAGCCACCATACTGGGAACATTCTGCGCATTTCCTGTTGCCAAATGGATTAACCCTGATGCATTTCGCAACATACTCAAGGTTATTATCGCTACGGCCGCAATTGTTTGCGTTTACCGTGCATTACTTTAACAGGGAAAACTTGCACGGCCAGTCAAAGGCTACCGCATTACTACCGTTGCGGGGTTTGGTGCAAGATGGTGCGGAAAAACCAACGGAAAAAGGGCCTGCATCACTGCAAGCCCTTGATTTAACTTGGTACCGGGAGCGAGTGCCATTTATTAAATATAACACACCTAAATATAAATATAAAAGCAATTCAATAAAAAAAGTTGCCCCTAAAGTTGCCCCCTTTTTTATTCGGCACCCTACTGGCGAAGGTATTGCAGATTGAGTAGGTGAGAGTACAAGAATACCTATGGTTAACCATGCCACTACCTGCTCTTTCT harbors:
- a CDS encoding glycyl-radical enzyme activating protein, with product MIYNIQRMSIQDGPGIRTTVFLKGCPLRCLWCSNPESQQVAPQLLVFSDLCTGCGACLAACPSGAAMRQEDGKCGKIAEKCTSCGACAAVCPNRAREISGKTMTVDEVMEIVHRDSAFYANSGGGVTFGGGEPTMGGDFFIDLLQTAHDDALHTAVDTCGFCPEDRFEKTLKLADLLLFDCKHMDPVQHKELTGQDNALILKNLQSALLSGIEVRIRMPLMPGLNDSDENFAAMSSFLNKFGQQNIEIMPCHMFGTSKYRALNKPLPPVSQYTPDSLEKTLIRMKRHGLKYTII
- a CDS encoding EamA family transporter produces the protein MSLYSLKAPLAILCGAFCASTSGTAQALAPEGVTPLAVGAIRLLGGGLVLLLWGLISRNTPRPAGWPKLYIVISAAGLTGYQLFFFEACKQIGVAVCTMVAIGGCPIVVGILGWFFLKEKPARVWYAGTALALCGLAVLTLGAGSQGQFSMPGLGLAVLAACSYAVFLVTIKPMLQRHDPSQIMTVIFLIGGLSLAPLLCTQPLGWLLTPRGALVAADLATLTTSLSFTLVLYGMKTTSAAVTSTLGLAEPIGAAVLGFMVLDEPCTQQTLLGLSCILISMIFLIASSHKSPCDGRRSVLD
- a CDS encoding APC family permease — translated: MSEQVQLEKTLSPMQVCALALGSIVGWGCFVLPGDMFLPKAGPLGTLYGFMIGAFLICFVAVCLSYMIKYAPVAGGAFAYAYIGFGPTAAFVCGWALVIGYIAIVAIDIAALSVIFRFLFPGIFEFGPLYAIAGWQVYTGEVLLMTAGTLIFGWINYRGIGIAGKIQLVLAFMLTIGIVALFAGVVALDSSQLSNLTPGFSENGTPLSCVLLIFAISPFLFVGFDTVPQAAEEFSFDPARARNIMIIAIVVGVILYAMVMLAVGMAISYPEMLAKLDAQRATGGAAWGAGEVATMAFGRFGSVVLACAVFGAVLTGINGFFIAASRLLLSMSRSRILPEWFGKIHPKYHTPYNAVLFIVIITLLTPFAGRSAIAWTVDMSSVGTGIGYLFTCLAARRVINGGVNVPNKAFKLLCCAIGTITAVLCIVLLLIPGSPALIGGAPFACLGIWIVLGFIFYSTSKKNWVSLPEVEVRENILGSKDIAVYFTS
- a CDS encoding DUF4125 family protein yields the protein MTNSNDASIISEIIALELKMFQAVNNLGGKADCQNQPEAFCTMRQIVYEVLSPQVLAAWLSDLRDAERAGRNVMTEKYALMCGSIEMPEISQAIKSIISCELAWLQTAVKKHPDYFGGNDADFCRYLLCELLMYSETTLNAYAQCIDDAQSTGRNLVLERIENIKKLLCSNAIHAPSVH
- a CDS encoding ErpA-related iron-sulfur cluster insertion protein (Members of this family, many of which are selenoproteins, show homology to the iron-sulfur cluster insertion ErpA that was described in Escherichia coli.), which encodes MFKVTIDDAMLQKLRTMLEEEDEGTCVRLREYKVGGGCHSQITLGLGMDAPDAEEDEQTQIHGVPFVAEKDFLLKHGNAFSLSFSGDKGVVVTATAE
- a CDS encoding sulfite exporter TauE/SafE family protein, whose translation is MELEVIVVVCAWFMGGFISGVSGIGGAMFAVPIAAMFIPIQQVIVLSCILNLAMDGTLTALHFRFCRVGALGPLLAGTIPGSVAGLFILQMVPGQILQGIVGVLLLVFLLWQQVFRIREKGTESWLVGGLAGCAAGVLGTAISFDGPPVGAYGLYAGWQPRIFLGTLGVFFILRGTLTCALQAYSGLYSPEVIQYALYGFPATILGTFCAFPVAKWINPDAFRNILKVIIATAAIVCVYRALL
- a CDS encoding ErpA-related iron-sulfur cluster insertion protein (Members of this family, many of which are selenoproteins, show homology to the iron-sulfur cluster insertion ErpA that was described in Escherichia coli.), whose protein sequence is MFSVAIDEAMLQKLSGMLQDEDEGTSVRLREYKVGGGUHSKIVLGLGMDEPDEDEDEQISVGNVPFTAEKDFLLKHGRAFTLSYVEGQGVVVAPA